From a single Kitasatospora azatica KCTC 9699 genomic region:
- the hisB gene encoding imidazoleglycerol-phosphate dehydratase HisB translates to MSRIGRVERTTKETSVLVEINLDGTGQTDISTGVGFYDHMLDQLGRHGLFDLTVKTEGDLHIDTHHTIEDTALALGAAFKQALGDKVGIYRFGNCTVPLDESLAQVTVDLSGRPYLVHTEPENMAPMIGSYDVTMTRHILESFVAQAQIALHVHVPYGRNAHHIVECQFKALARALRYAAEFDPRAAGILPSTKGAL, encoded by the coding sequence GACCTCGGTCCTGGTCGAGATCAACCTCGACGGCACCGGCCAGACCGACATCTCCACGGGCGTCGGGTTCTACGACCACATGCTCGACCAGCTCGGCCGCCACGGCCTCTTCGACCTCACCGTCAAGACCGAGGGCGACCTGCACATCGACACCCACCACACGATCGAGGACACCGCCCTCGCGCTCGGCGCCGCCTTCAAGCAGGCGCTCGGCGACAAGGTGGGCATCTACCGCTTCGGCAACTGCACCGTCCCGCTGGACGAGTCGCTGGCCCAGGTCACCGTGGACCTCTCCGGTCGCCCGTACCTGGTGCACACCGAGCCCGAGAACATGGCGCCGATGATCGGCAGCTACGACGTGACGATGACCCGGCACATCCTGGAGTCCTTCGTCGCGCAGGCGCAGATAGCGCTGCACGTGCACGTCCCGTACGGGCGCAACGCGCACCACATCGTGGAGTGCCAGTTCAAGGCGCTGGCCCGGGCCCTGCGGTACGCCGCCGAGTTCGACCCGCGTGCGGCCGGCATCCTCCCCTCGACCAAGGGCGCACTGTGA
- the hisH gene encoding imidazole glycerol phosphate synthase subunit HisH: MGKNKNVVVLDYGSGNLRSAQRAVERTGAEVTVTSDFQAALDADGLLVPGVGAFEACMRGLKAVRGEQIIGRRLAGGRPVLGICVGMQILFERGVEHGVETAGCDEWPGTVEPLQAPIIPHMGWNTVQVPEGSRLFAGLDPDTRYYFVHSYAVRRWELEVHSARMNAPLVSWATHGEPFVAAVENGPLWATQFHPEKSGDAGAALLDNWVNTL, from the coding sequence ATGGGCAAGAACAAGAACGTCGTGGTCCTCGACTACGGCTCCGGCAACCTGCGCTCCGCGCAGCGTGCCGTGGAGCGCACCGGCGCCGAGGTCACCGTCACCTCCGACTTCCAGGCCGCGCTCGACGCGGACGGCCTGCTGGTTCCCGGTGTCGGCGCCTTCGAGGCCTGCATGCGCGGGCTGAAGGCGGTCCGCGGTGAGCAGATCATCGGCCGCCGGCTGGCCGGCGGCCGTCCGGTGCTGGGCATCTGCGTCGGCATGCAGATCCTCTTCGAGCGCGGCGTCGAGCACGGGGTGGAGACCGCGGGCTGCGACGAGTGGCCGGGCACGGTCGAGCCGCTGCAGGCGCCGATCATCCCGCACATGGGGTGGAACACCGTCCAGGTGCCCGAGGGCAGCCGGCTCTTCGCCGGCCTGGACCCGGACACCCGGTACTACTTCGTCCACTCCTACGCGGTGCGCCGCTGGGAGCTGGAGGTCCACAGCGCCCGGATGAACGCCCCGCTGGTCAGCTGGGCCACCCACGGCGAGCCGTTCGTCGCCGCGGTGGAGAACGGCCCGCTCTGGGCCACCCAGTTCCACCCGGAGAAGTCCGGCGACGCCGGCGCCGCCCTGCTCGACAACTGGGTCAACACCCTCTAA
- the priA gene encoding bifunctional 1-(5-phosphoribosyl)-5-((5-phosphoribosylamino)methylideneamino)imidazole-4-carboxamide isomerase/phosphoribosylanthranilate isomerase PriA, whose translation MSRLELLPAVDVRDGQAVRLVKGASGTETSFGEPLAAALAWQSAGAEWLHLVDLDAAFGTGSNRELLREVTGALDIKVELSGGIRDDESLAAALATGCTRVNLGTAALESPEWVAKVIAEHGDKIAVGLDVVGTTLRGRGWTRDGGDLYEVLARLDSEGCARYVVTDVNRDGTLTGPNLELLRNVCAATDKPVVASGGVSSLDDLRAIATLVPEGVEGSIVGKALYEQKFTLEEALEAVSS comes from the coding sequence ATGAGCCGCCTCGAACTCCTCCCCGCCGTCGACGTCCGCGACGGCCAGGCCGTGCGCCTGGTCAAGGGCGCCTCCGGCACCGAGACCTCCTTCGGCGAGCCGCTGGCCGCCGCGCTGGCCTGGCAGAGCGCCGGCGCCGAGTGGCTGCACCTGGTCGACCTGGACGCCGCCTTCGGCACCGGCAGCAACCGCGAGCTGCTGCGCGAGGTCACCGGCGCGCTCGACATCAAGGTCGAGCTGTCCGGCGGCATCCGCGACGACGAGTCGCTGGCCGCCGCGCTGGCCACCGGCTGCACCCGGGTCAACCTGGGCACCGCCGCGCTGGAGAGCCCGGAGTGGGTGGCCAAGGTGATCGCCGAGCACGGCGACAAGATCGCGGTCGGCCTGGACGTGGTCGGCACCACGCTGCGCGGGCGCGGCTGGACCCGCGACGGCGGCGACCTCTACGAGGTGCTGGCCCGGCTCGACTCCGAGGGCTGCGCCCGCTACGTGGTCACCGACGTCAACCGGGACGGCACCCTGACCGGCCCCAACCTCGAACTGCTGCGCAACGTCTGCGCCGCCACCGACAAGCCCGTGGTGGCCTCCGGCGGCGTGTCCTCACTGGACGACCTGCGGGCGATCGCCACTCTGGTGCCGGAGGGTGTCGAGGGATCGATCGTCGGCAAGGCCCTCTACGAGCAGAAGTTCACTCTCGAAGAGGCCCTGGAGGCTGTTTCATCGTGA
- a CDS encoding RidA family protein has protein sequence MTDRQIVRGRVSGFSPWEEEFGYARAVAAGDHVHVAGCTAWVDGRIEREGDPFTQALTAFGIGLQALAAYGLTADDVVRTRMYLTHVRDAEAVGRAHKQLFDAARPVATMVVVAGLIDSRMVVEVELDAYRAGLARALESPAALEGSEQ, from the coding sequence GTGACGGACCGTCAGATCGTGCGCGGCCGGGTCAGTGGGTTCTCCCCCTGGGAGGAGGAGTTCGGCTACGCCCGGGCGGTGGCCGCCGGCGACCATGTGCACGTGGCCGGCTGCACGGCCTGGGTGGACGGCCGGATCGAACGCGAGGGCGACCCCTTCACGCAGGCGCTGACCGCCTTCGGCATCGGGCTGCAGGCGCTCGCCGCGTACGGTCTGACGGCGGACGACGTGGTCCGCACCCGGATGTACCTGACCCACGTCCGGGACGCCGAGGCGGTCGGCCGGGCGCACAAGCAGCTCTTCGACGCCGCCCGCCCGGTCGCCACCATGGTGGTGGTCGCCGGACTGATCGACTCCCGGATGGTGGTCGAGGTCGAACTCGACGCCTACCGCGCCGGGTTGGCGCGCGCCCTGGAATCCCCGGCAGCCCTGGAAGGTAGCGAGCAGTGA
- the hisF gene encoding imidazole glycerol phosphate synthase subunit HisF, which yields MTLAVRVIPCLDVDAGRVVKGVNFQNLRDAGDPVELARAYDAQGADELTFLDITASSGDRETTYDVVRRTAEQVFIPLTVGGGIRAVEDVDKLLRAGADKVGVNTAAIARPELVREIAERFGRQVLVLSVDARRCPPGTETPSGFEVTTHGGRRGTGLDAVEWAAQAAELGAGEILLNSMDADGTKDGYDLAMIHAVRERVQVPVIASGGAGKLADFAPAVAAGADAVLAASVFHFGDLLIPDVKAALREAGHPVR from the coding sequence GTGACCCTGGCCGTACGTGTGATCCCCTGCTTGGACGTGGACGCGGGCCGGGTGGTCAAGGGCGTCAACTTCCAGAACCTGCGCGACGCAGGCGACCCGGTCGAGCTGGCCCGGGCCTACGACGCCCAGGGTGCCGACGAGTTGACCTTCCTGGACATCACCGCCTCGTCCGGCGACCGGGAGACCACCTACGACGTGGTGCGCCGCACCGCCGAGCAGGTCTTCATCCCGCTGACCGTGGGCGGCGGCATCCGGGCCGTCGAGGACGTGGACAAGCTGCTGCGGGCCGGCGCCGACAAGGTGGGCGTCAACACCGCGGCGATCGCCCGGCCCGAGCTGGTCCGCGAGATCGCCGAGCGGTTCGGCCGCCAGGTGCTGGTGCTCTCGGTGGACGCCCGGCGCTGCCCGCCCGGGACCGAGACGCCGTCCGGCTTCGAGGTGACCACGCACGGCGGGCGCCGCGGCACCGGCCTGGACGCCGTCGAATGGGCCGCCCAGGCCGCCGAGTTGGGCGCCGGCGAGATCCTGCTCAACTCGATGGACGCGGACGGCACCAAGGACGGCTACGACCTGGCGATGATCCACGCGGTGCGCGAGCGGGTGCAGGTCCCGGTGATCGCCTCCGGCGGGGCCGGCAAGCTCGCCGACTTCGCCCCGGCCGTGGCAGCGGGCGCCGACGCGGTGCTCGCCGCCTCCGTCTTCCACTTCGGCGACCTGCTGATCCCCGACGTCAAGGCGGCGCTGCGCGAGGCGGGCCACCCGGTCCGCTAG
- the hisI gene encoding phosphoribosyl-AMP cyclohydrolase, with protein MSSVPTPSPAAPGSTDLDPAVAARLKRTADGLLPAIAQQYDTGEVLMLGWMDDEALHRTLTTGRCTYWSRSRQEYWVKGDTSGHLQHVKSVALDCDGDTLLVQVDQVGAACHTGARTCFDEDVLLAS; from the coding sequence ATGTCCTCCGTACCGACGCCCAGCCCCGCCGCTCCCGGCAGCACCGACCTCGACCCGGCCGTCGCCGCCCGCCTCAAGCGCACCGCGGACGGCCTGCTGCCCGCGATCGCGCAGCAGTACGACACCGGCGAGGTGCTGATGCTCGGCTGGATGGACGACGAGGCGCTGCACCGCACGCTGACCACCGGCCGCTGCACCTACTGGAGCCGCAGCCGCCAGGAGTACTGGGTCAAGGGCGACACCTCGGGCCACCTGCAGCACGTCAAGTCGGTCGCGCTGGACTGCGACGGCGACACCCTGCTGGTCCAGGTGGACCAGGTCGGCGCGGCCTGCCACACCGGCGCCCGGACCTGCTTCGACGAAGACGTGCTGCTCGCCTCCTGA